AGGAAAGATTAATTTATCCTATGAAGTTCCCTATCAAATTCGAGGATTATGACAATACCTCAAGATATCACATCACAAAAAGCACATAAAGGAAGTTCCCCTAGAGTGgaaccatcaaaggaatggttaattTAAGTGAAACATTCTTTTGAAGCAATttagattctttcaccttccatggCCATACCTTGCTTGttaaggggaacaaacatagaaACCGTCAGAtgtgcaatatacaaatttactagtcggtggcaactcaaaacacggatagttggcgtgccaggtaggggtactTTTGCACGTCTCAacatcaacaccaggcctcggatggctagtcatggcatcAGCTAGGACCTAGGCATACACATGCgctcggggacctagacttcattgtcacggTGGAGGGAGAGCTGGCGCAGGTGCCTATCATCGTTCAACTCctccactccaccagcctcgACGCGATCACCGAGGTGCTCGAGGAGCTACAGCTATGTGCGCTGGAGGCCCACGCCCCCGAGAGCGGCCAGCTCCTCAACTTTgactacgggaggttagagcATTAGCTTGGCGTCTTCCTAGGATCCCAACCATCCCGAGAGGGcctatgccacctcaccttcttgttaaCCAATGTCATGGTGGAGCTTATTGGGGGAGAgctgctctccctagaatacctcatctggagcGCCCAACAGTGCTCTGGTTTGGTCTCCACAACAccatagagaccgttggccaccttgtggtgcaatGCATGATTCCATCCCCTATGAACTgataagttcatggggatgatcaaacatgtcatggagtctttccatgacctcctcgtagaGGAGTCAGAGTCACACTCTAGCTCTGCCTCTAGTAgatggagccatcacccctctcgtgaatgcttcatgataggtacccccgagggacatgtcaaaagcatccatgaggaggaggctaTCCCGACGaacgacctcgatgatgaggtcgagggtgATGCAGGAGCCCCAGCTTGCCTGTGGGTGGAGCAACTGAAGGCCCGACacctagagcttgaggaagcatgactccagctcaagCAGGAATGTGTGGAGCTCCATTGTGAGATTGAGTGCCATAGAGATGGGGGGCGCGCatgcgccatggcccatgacgtgaaccagaggatcgTCAAAGATGATCAAGCGCTCCCACACTTTGCCTAAGTAAGCCAAAACATCACTGCTGCTGATAGCCTTGCTTAGGGGGCTTTCGAGGCCTGTGATGCCTAAGGATCGataggcccaccatgagattcacatGTTGCTCAAGCGTGCGGCTGaacagcaggccaagagctcactATCTCGGTGATGGGAGCTCGATGCCTAGCCAGCACACGCCCTCAGTGTGACCTAACAAGGACACATCAGTCCACCAGGAGTCGCACAGCGGTAGGCCATGCATCATGGTTCTAGGTGTAGGAGCGTCTCGACCACAACCCTAAGGcgcgtgacaccctcgacgcccgccaGCGTACCCGCAGTGATGCGAGGGAGGGGGCCAGCCATGGTTACCACCCTCGACAGGGCAGACTGCTATGACCGTGACAAAGACCAGAGTCATAGCCCCAAACCAATGGGGCCCTAGGCCTTTGGTTGGCATATCCTCAAGGCAGCGCTCCCACCCCGATACCGCACGCCGactaacatcccaaaatactcctgAGGAAATGAACCCTGGTTTGTGGCTCGAGGACTATCAGCTCACCTGTTGGGCCAATGGTGCGGTCAGTGATGACTTCGTCATCCACAATCTCCCCCTATTCCTGGCCGACTCGGCATGAACATGACTAGAGCACCTTCCACCCAATTGCATTTAGAGTTGGATGAACCTAAAACAAATCTTCATGAGGAACTTCTAGGGCATTTAAAAATGCTTTGGGAACCCCTAGGACTTGAAGAACTACCAACAGAAGTTGGGAGAGACTCTTTGCGAGTACATTCGACacttctcccagcagtgcaatgagctccccaatGTCGTCGATGCTGACAGTCATTGGAGCCTTCCTATCaaagaccacctatgagtccctagtccataacttgggacataagggcccataGACTACCAAGGAACTATTTGACATCATGACCAGCCATGCTTTTGgcaaggaggcggttggagcaatTTTCAATCGCTCTAGAGGCAAGGCAAAGCGAAACAAGGACGTAAGAGCCcacagactaccaaggaactcctctaCATCGAATAAGAAGAAGAACTAGAAATGGTGCGAGGGCTCACTCATGGCCAGTCGTCGAGCGAAAAGCCGGTTGAGCAGTCGGCCGAGGGCACTCCTGATCACTTCGACAAGCTGCTCGAggaccatgcccaaaccacgccttccctatCAAACACATGTACAAGGACTGCTCCCTCATGAAGTGTTTCTTCATTGGCAGCTCTAAGAAATGGGAGTAGAAGAAGAAGCCTGAGGCAGAAGCCGACACCGCCAGAGAGAAGGACAGTGGCTTTCTATTgttggatggctacctcatgatctttggtgggctgGAGCCATATAGCTCCAAGCACCAATAGAAGCTCACACACCGAGAGGTCTATGAAGCCGAGCCCACCACGCCCGCTTTCCTCAAATGGTTAGGGTCTCCCATAACCTTCGATCCGATCTGATGACTCGGATAGCGTCACACACCTAGGCAGGTACCCACTCGTGGTCGATCCAATCATCAGCAcaaagcagctcaccaaggtactgatggatgggggcagtggcctcaacatcatgtacgtagAGACACTTGATGCCATTTGCATCGACTGATCACGCATCCGACCGATcagggcgcctttccatggcatcgtgccaggaaagcAGGCCACACCGATcgagcagatcgacctgcccgtcaccttCAGGaatccatccaactataggacagagaccctcacctttaaGGTGGTCGGGTTCCCCCCGGTCTACCATGCAATTTTGGGATGACCGtgttatgcgaagttcatggccatccctaactacacctacatcaagctcaagatgtcgcgcccatggggtcatcaccatcggcacttcTTTCTAGAGGGCCTATGAGTGCTAGGTCGAGAGCTATGAGCTCGCTTCGGCAACACTCGCTTCTAAGGAGCTCGCAGCCATTGGGAAGGACATTGCTCAAGGAGTGCTCGATGCAAAGTGGGTGGTCGGATCCTTTGAGCCTGCGGAGAACATCATGGAGGTCCTCGTTGACCCCCAACAACTCTGCCGATAAGATGGTGCACATTAGCACCACCCTCTCCCCCTAGTAGGAAGGCACGcccatcgacttcctccacgccaattgagaaatctttgcgtggaaacccttggatatgctggGAATTcctgagggaagtcaccgagcatgccttgaagatcaggctggTTTCTAGGATGGTCAAACAATGCCTACACTGCTTCAATGAGGAGAAGTGGAGGCTCATCGGCAAGGAAATCGCTAAGCTCTTGGTGGCCggtttcatcaaggaagtataccacctagagtggttgtccAATCTTGTTCTAGTAGAAAAGAAAAGTAGGGAAATGGATAATGTGCTAGTAATGCCCAAGAGGGGCCTGACCCAATTAGCGTTGTCCCAATTAGCAAGTCTATAAATGCTTATCAGCTCTTAACCCTAGGAATTTATCACTGTTGTCGCACGTCGCTTAGCCTGCTGCCGCACGTCCTGCTGCGTCAGGGCTCCTACTAGTGCAGCCACCGACCAAggttcctgctgctgctgccgcaccTGTAGTCTTCCCCTGATCAAAGGTTGATCGTGAGGATCTTCGAGTACGTGTCATGGAGTGCTAGCATGCTCCGGTTCAGTCATCCCATCCCGTACGTGTGGACTGCCATAGAAGTGTCGCTAGGTTGTGCACTTCATTAGATCATACGACTACTTCATCGACGTTGATCGGATCGATTACTCGCGCTTCATCAAGACTTCCGCCGTGACGCACAACGAGTGAAGGTATAATCTATGATCATCTACTCATAAATGATCCTGTTTACAGCGGTTAATTCTTTGTGTGCTAGCGAGTAGCATACCACGTTTCCCAACCGTGGTATCAGAGCTACGCTTGTGCTATTTTTGATCTAGATTAAATATTTTGCATGGTTGGTTGTAGATCAGATCATTTTGGCAAATAGTGTTACACTGCGAATTAAACTGTTTTACTCTGTTCTTGCTTCCTCATTATATGACTAGCTAACTGGCCATCTTTATGATGGCACACGAGCGTCGCGCGGCTGACCATGAGGTTGTGAGTTCATGTAGCGAAACAGTCAATACACGGCGTGAATGGCTATGTCGGCTAGAACGCCATGCCTGTTAGCTTGCTGGCAGCATGTGAAAAATCTGTTCTATCCGTTGTCGGTTGACGGTACTAGATCATGTTTTAATTAAAGAAAATGGGGACACGTTGCATCGTTCGTAGAAACGCCTAACTCATTTTTGCATAGAATGATGTGATGGTATGGCCTCAAAATCATATGATGATCTATGTGTAATAAATTTGTGTGGCCTACGTGTCACAAATTGTTACAGCCAGGTTGAGGTTGTTCATTTTTGGCCTGCATGCCACTCCTGTGATGTAATTTATAATTTTAATTTAGCTACTAGCGTGTATTAGTTGAATTAGATTATGTAATTCATCGACATGAGCGAAGCGACTCGGCGACCATCATACCTTGGAGAAGGCGCCCAAGATGTGATGTCTTGGCGTAGGCATGCGGACTAGCAGTCGTCCACATGTGCTGATTTTTGTTGGATGAAGAAAAGGCCATACTATCACAATAATTTGATTATCTATGATGATTAATATTATGCACTGCCTGTGATGCGAATGATGAATCCCTCACAAAAAATTAAGATTTATGCCCTTCCAACTAGCTACACCATTGGGATCTTGTTAGTAAGTGATGGGTCTGCCAAAGCAGGGTGTCATCTTGTACCTTGATTCATTGGGTGGTGTTGGACACCACAACATAGTGTTGGTTTACTTGACAGAGCTATCAAGTCGGACTTGGGCTTTGGGGAATAAGGTTGGGAGCTGAGACATATGATGTCGCCCAACAAATGAGAGTCGCATTGGATGCGATTGGCAAGTGTTGCCTACCTTGTTCACTATGATGCTAGCGGTGATGCCAAAGCTCACTAGTATCACAGGGAGCATTGGATCTTGTCCTAGCTATGCAACGTCGGGGGACGTTGGCACAACATAGCAGGAATTCTTTTATCAAAGGTGTTAATAAAAGAAGTGCTAATGGTTGCATATCTTACTATTGTAGAAAATGTCAAGTGCATCAAACTTCAATCTACGAATGATCCTAGATAGAGAAAAGCTAAACAGAACAAACTTTGTTGATTGGAATCGGAATCTAAGAATTGTTCTCAGACAAGAAAAAAAGGAGTACGTTCTCGATACGCCTTACCTAGAAGAGCCTCAGAATGTCACGCACACCACTAGTGCATATCGTGCTTATGTGAAGCATACTAATGATGCGATGGATGTGCAGTGCCTGATGCTTGCTTGCATGAACTCTGAGTTGCAGAAGCAATTTGAGAGCACTAACCCTACGATATGATCGTGGGGTTACGTGGCATGTTCGAAAACCAGGCGAGGGTCGATAGGTTTAATACCTCAAAAGCCCTATTTGGTTGCAAGCTTGCTGAAGGTGCTCCAGTCAGCCCTCATGTGATTAAGATGATTGGGTACATTGAGAGCTTGCAGAGACTAGGTTTTCCCCTCGATGACGATCTTGCGACCGATGTGATACTGCAGTCCCTGCCTGCTAGCTTTGAACCGTTCATCTTGAACTATCACATGAATGGTTTGAAGAAATCATTGACTGAGTTGCATGGGATGCTTAAGACAGTAGAGGCGAGTCTTAGGAAGACTCCTGGTCATGTGATGACAGTCCAGAAGGGTAAGAAGCGTAAGCGCCTAGCGAAGGCTAAGAAACCTGCCGAAAGTGGGACTTCCAGGCAGGCGTCCAAGGCCAAAGAAAAGAAAGTTGGTGCCTCCCCTGATGATGCTTGCTTTTCACTGTGGAGTAAAGGGGCATTGGTCGAGGAATTGCAAGAAGTACTTGGAAGATAAAAAGAAGAAAGGAGGTGCGACCTCCGCTCAAGGTATTAATGTTATTGAAATTAATCTTGCTACGCGTTCTAATAATGCATGGGTATTTGATACTGGTGCAATGATTCTCACTTGCAAATCATTGTAGGGGCTGAAAATAAATAGACGCTTTGCGAGAGACGAAGTGGATTTGCGCGTCGGGAATGGAGCAAAGGTTGCTGCGTTGGCCGTCGTCACTTATCCATTGTCGTTGCCTTCTGGATTAGTGCTAGAACTCAATAATTGTTATTTTATTCCTGCATTGAATAAGAACATTATTTCCTCCTCATGTTTAGAAGATGATGGTTATGAATTCATAATAAAGAACAAGTGTTGTTCCATTTTTATGAATGGCATGTACTATGGGAGATGTCCTATTGTGAATGGGCTTTACATTCTTGATCTGGAAGATGTAGAAATTAATAGCATTAGTACTAAGAGAACTTGCGTAGATAACTCAAATCCTACTTACTtgtggcattgtcgtttaggcCGTATAGGTGAGAAACACATAGAGAGGCTCCATAAAGATGGTCTTCTCGATTCTTTTGATTTTGAATCAATTGAGACATGCGAGTCATGCCTACTTGGAAAAATGACTAAGACTCCCTTTGTTGGACAAAGCAAGAGAGCAAGCAAGTTATTAGGCCTAATACATACTGATGTATGTGGTCCAATGAACTCGGTCGCAAGAGGTGGTTTTCATTACTTTATTAGCTTTACTGATGACTTGAGTAGATATGGCTATACAATTTGATGAGGAATAAGGCAGAATCTTTTGAAAGGTTGAAAGAATTCCAAAATGAAGTATAGAATCATACCGGCAAGACAATTAAATTCCGACGATAGGATCATGGTGGAGAATATTTGAGCCATGAGTTTAGCGatcatctaaagagttgcggAATTGTTCCACAACTGACTCCACTAGGAACACCGCAATGGAATGGTGTGTCTGAGAGGAGGAATCGAACCTTGTTGGACATGGTGAGGTCTATGATGAGTCAGACTGATCTTCCATTGTATTTTTGGGGCTATGCACTAGAGACTGCTGTGTTTACACTAAATCGTGTACCATCTAAATCTGTGGAGTAGACGCCATATGAGATATGGACTGGGAAGCATCCCAGTTTGTCATTCTTGAAGATTTGGGGCTGCGAAGCCTATGTGAAGCGTTTGACGCCCACTAAACTCGAGCCCAGATCTGATAAATGTgcctttgtggggtatcctagGGAAACCAAAGGATACTATTTTTATAATCGTCAAGAGAacaaagtgtttgttgctcgaAACGTTGTCTTTCTTGAGAAAGAGTTTCTCTCGAAAGAAATTAGTGGGAGCATAGTGCaacttgaagaagttcaagaaaTACAAGAAAATGTTTTTGTTCCCATTGATGAGgtgcaacatgatgaatctgcaATGGTCACTGACCAACATGATAAACCTCAACCATGAAGATCAATATGGGCATGTCACGCACCTAATAAGTACACGCTACTGATTACAAGGTAGAAGGACATCCTATTGTTGGACAATGAGGAGCCTAAAACATACATAGAAGCATTGATGGGACCAGAGTCTGAGAGATGGCTTGATGCCATGCGATCCGAGATGGAGTCCATGAGAGAGAATCAGGTTTGGAACCTAGTTGATCCACCCAATGGAGTGAGAGCCATTGAGTGTAAATGGATTTTCAAAAAAAAGATAGACGCTGATGGAAAGGTTCACATCTATAAGGCACAACTGGTAGCGAAAGGTTTTCGTCAAATTCAAggtgttgactatgatgagacATTTTTGCCCGTTGCAATGCTGAAGTCTATTCGGATCCTTCTAGCAATTGTTGCATATTATGACTATGAGATTTGGTAAATGGACGTCAAAAC
The sequence above is drawn from the Miscanthus floridulus cultivar M001 chromosome 15, ASM1932011v1, whole genome shotgun sequence genome and encodes:
- the LOC136507474 gene encoding uncharacterized protein, which gives rise to MFENQARVDRFNTSKALFGCKLAEGAPVSPHVIKMIGYIESLQRLGFPLDDDLATDVILQSLPASFEPFILNYHMNGLKKSLTELHGMLKTVEASLRKTPGHVMTVQKGKKRKRLAKAKKPAESGTSRQASKAKEKKVGASPDDACFSLWSKGALVEELQEVLGR